Proteins from one Elephas maximus indicus isolate mEleMax1 chromosome 12, mEleMax1 primary haplotype, whole genome shotgun sequence genomic window:
- the C1QTNF8 gene encoding LOW QUALITY PROTEIN: complement C1q tumor necrosis factor-related protein 8 (The sequence of the model RefSeq protein was modified relative to this genomic sequence to represent the inferred CDS: inserted 1 base in 1 codon; substituted 5 bases at 5 genomic stop codons) — protein sequence MAAPVLVLLVLALPLGAWPGLGLHRRPCVQCXLHSWLPATYPGLYALRRGADERGQLPHVWPTIHITILKGEKGELSTRGCSELSGKEGPLDVXGLRGXKGQKVQAGPPGSPCQRAYTAFSVGCXGRLHSANGMQVMPFDMELVNLDNAFNLSAGRFLCTKPGIYFLSLTVRTWNHKETXPIHKVXTRQPVAVLYAQPSDRSLMQGQSLLLPLATSDAIWVCLFQHDHDSAIYGEPEDFYITFLSQLVKPDTEL from the exons ATGGCAGCCCCTGTCcttgtgctcctggtgctggcaCTGCCCTTGGGGGCCTGGCCAGGTCTGGGGCTGCACAGGAGGCCATGTGTCCAATGTtgactccactcctggctcccaGCCACCTACCCTGGCCTGTATGCCCTAAGGAGAGGGGCTGACGAGCGGGGGCAGCTACCCCATGTGTGGCCCACCATCCACATCACCATCCTCAAAG GTGAGAAAGGTGAGCTCAGTACCAGAGGCTGCTCTGAGCTGAGTGGGAAGGAGGGCCCCCTGGATGTCTGAGGCCTCCGGGGCTGAAAGGGCCAGAAGGTGCAGGCAGGGCCACCGGGCAGCCCATGCCAGCGTGCCTACACAGCCTTCTCGGTGGGCTGCTGAGGGAGGCTACACAGTGCCAATGGCATGCAGGTCATGCCCTTCGACATGGAGCTAGTGAACCTGGACAATGCCTTCAACCTGTCTGCTGGCCGCTTCCTATGCACCAAGCCGGGCATTTACTTCTTGAGCCTCACCGTGCGCACCTGGAACCACAAGGAGACCTAACCTATACATAAGG GAACCCGGCAGCCTGTGGCTGTGCTGTATGCGCAGCCCAGTGATCGCAGCCTCATGCAGGGCCAGAGCCTGCTGCTGCCGCTGGCCACCTCTGACGCCATCTGGGTTTGTCTGTTCCAGCATGACCACGACAGTGCCATCTACGGAGAACCCGAGGACTTCTACATCACCTTCCTCAGCCAACTGGTCAAGCCAGACACTGAGCTCTAG
- the TEKT4 gene encoding tektin-4 isoform X1 has protein sequence MAQSDVLLTQKPAPQTVQVCELPRKVYDVARNTGAYTSAGLATASFRTSKYLVDEWFQNCYARYHQAFADRDQSERQIHESQQLAAETEALAQRTQEDSTRRVGERLQDTHGWKSELQRQIEELLAETDLLLAQKLRLERALDATALPYSIAIDNLQCRERRQHPDLVRDYVEMELLKEAELIRNIQELLKRTIMQAVNQIQLNRKHKETCEMDWSDKVEAYNIDETCSRYHNQSTDVQFHLHSARLEESDSTPETWAKFSWDNLYHAERERLASANLRQLIDCILRDMSEDLRLQCDAVNLAFGRRCEELEDASHKLEHHLCKTLREITDQEHNIAALKQAIKDKEVPLKVAQTRLYQRSHRPNVELCRDAAQFRLVSEVEELNMSLTVLKEKLLEAEQSLSNLEDTRMSLEKDIAIKTNSLFIDRQKCMARRAHYPTVLRLAGYQ, from the exons ATGGCGCAGTCGGATGTGCTCCTAACCCAGAAGCCGGCGCCGCAGACCGTGCAAGTGTGCGAGCTGCCGCGGAAGGTGTACGACGTGGCGCGCAACACTGGCGCCTACACGTCTGCGGGCCTGGCTACTGCCAGCTTCCGCACCTCCAAGTACCTGGTGGACGAGTGGTTCCAGAACTGCTATGCACGCTACCACCAGGCCTTCGCCGACCGCGACCAATCTGAGCGGCAGATCCACGAAAGCCAGCAGCTGGCCGCTGAGACGGAGGCGCTGGCGCAGCGCACGCAGGAGGACAGCACGCGCAGGGTGGGCGAGCGGTTGCAGGACACCCACGGCTGGAAGTCTGAGCTGCAGCGCCAGATCGAGGAGCTGCTGGCGGAGACCGACCTGCTGCTGGCGCAGAAGCTGAGGCTGGAGCGCGCCCTCGACGCCACGGCCCTGCCCTACTCCATTGCCATCGACAACCTGCAGTGCCGTGAGCGCCGCCAACACCCCGACCTCGTTCGCGACTATGTGGAGATGGAGCTGCTGAAG gaGGCTGAGCTCATCCGGAACATTCAGGAGCTCCTGAAAAGGACTATCATGCAAGCTGTGAACCAGATCCA GCTGAACCGGAAGCACAAAGAGACTTGTGAGATGGACTGGTCTGACAAGGTGGAGGCCTACAACATCGACGAGACTTGCTCCCGCTACCACAACCAGAGCACCGACGTGCAGTTCCACCTGCACTCGGCCCGGCTGGAAGAGAG CGACTCCACGCCCGAGACGTGGGCCAAGTTCAGCTGGGACAACCTGTACCACGCTGAGCGTGAGCGCCTGGCCTCAGCCAACCTGCGGCAGCTCATCGACTGCATCCTGCGGGACATGTCCGAGGACCTGCGGCTGCAGTGCGACGCTGTGAACCTGGCCTTTGGGCGTCGCTGCGAGGAGCTGGAGGACGCAAGCCACAAGCTGGAACACCACCTGTGCAAG ACGCTTCGGGAGATCACAGACCAGGAGCACAACATTGCGGCCCTGAAGCAGGCCATCAAGGACAAGGAGGTGCCCCTGAAGGTGGCTCAGACTCGCCTTTACCAGCGCTCACACCGGCCCAACGTGGAGCTGTGCCGTGATGCTGCCCAGTTCAG GCTGGTAAGTGAGGTGGAGGAGCTGAACATGTCCCTCACAGTACTCAAGGAGAAGCTTCTGGAAGCAGAGCAGTCGCTGAGCAACCTGGAGGACACACGCAtgagcctggagaaggacatcgccaTCAAGACCAACAGCCTCTTCATCGACCGCCAGAAGTGCATGGCCCGCCGTGCCCACTACCCCACTGTGCTCCGGCTGGCCGGCTACCAGTGA
- the TEKT4 gene encoding tektin-4 isoform X2 codes for MQAPAVAGGQRGACRPLQCHQLEPGTLAVTSGSAYSSAWTSRPHSSPHSTHRQPVIKTEAELIRNIQELLKRTIMQAVNQIQLNRKHKETCEMDWSDKVEAYNIDETCSRYHNQSTDVQFHLHSARLEESDSTPETWAKFSWDNLYHAERERLASANLRQLIDCILRDMSEDLRLQCDAVNLAFGRRCEELEDASHKLEHHLCKTLREITDQEHNIAALKQAIKDKEVPLKVAQTRLYQRSHRPNVELCRDAAQFRLVSEVEELNMSLTVLKEKLLEAEQSLSNLEDTRMSLEKDIAIKTNSLFIDRQKCMARRAHYPTVLRLAGYQ; via the exons ATGCAGGCACCTGCGGTGGCAGGGGGGCAGAGGGGGGCATGTCGTCCCCTTCAGTGCCACCAGCTTGAGCCGGGCACCCTCGCGGTGACTTCAGGCTCCGCATATTCCTCTGCCTGGACCTCCAGGCCCCACTCCAGCCCACACTCCACCCACCGCCAACCAGTAATTAAAACT gaGGCTGAGCTCATCCGGAACATTCAGGAGCTCCTGAAAAGGACTATCATGCAAGCTGTGAACCAGATCCA GCTGAACCGGAAGCACAAAGAGACTTGTGAGATGGACTGGTCTGACAAGGTGGAGGCCTACAACATCGACGAGACTTGCTCCCGCTACCACAACCAGAGCACCGACGTGCAGTTCCACCTGCACTCGGCCCGGCTGGAAGAGAG CGACTCCACGCCCGAGACGTGGGCCAAGTTCAGCTGGGACAACCTGTACCACGCTGAGCGTGAGCGCCTGGCCTCAGCCAACCTGCGGCAGCTCATCGACTGCATCCTGCGGGACATGTCCGAGGACCTGCGGCTGCAGTGCGACGCTGTGAACCTGGCCTTTGGGCGTCGCTGCGAGGAGCTGGAGGACGCAAGCCACAAGCTGGAACACCACCTGTGCAAG ACGCTTCGGGAGATCACAGACCAGGAGCACAACATTGCGGCCCTGAAGCAGGCCATCAAGGACAAGGAGGTGCCCCTGAAGGTGGCTCAGACTCGCCTTTACCAGCGCTCACACCGGCCCAACGTGGAGCTGTGCCGTGATGCTGCCCAGTTCAG GCTGGTAAGTGAGGTGGAGGAGCTGAACATGTCCCTCACAGTACTCAAGGAGAAGCTTCTGGAAGCAGAGCAGTCGCTGAGCAACCTGGAGGACACACGCAtgagcctggagaaggacatcgccaTCAAGACCAACAGCCTCTTCATCGACCGCCAGAAGTGCATGGCCCGCCGTGCCCACTACCCCACTGTGCTCCGGCTGGCCGGCTACCAGTGA
- the SSTR5 gene encoding somatostatin receptor type 5: MEPLFPVASTFRLASWNASPVAPGGIENGTLAGPLGSPGARAVLVPVLYLLVCAIGLGGNTLVIYVVLRYAKMKTVTNIYILNLAVADVLFMLGLPFLATQNAVSYWPFGSLLCRVVMTLDGINQFTSIFCLTVMSVDRYLAVVHPIRSTKWRQPRVAKLTSAAVWTFSLLMSLPLVVFADIQEGWDTCNLSWPEPVGLWGAVFIIYTSVLGFFGPLLVICLCYLLIVVKVRAMGMRVGCTRRRRAERKVTRMVVVVVLVFVGCWLPFFIVNIINLAFILPEEPASAGVYFFVVILSYANSCANPILYGFLSDNFRQSFRKVLCLRKGYGVEDADIAEPRLDKSSQLREASMPRPGPQADRHMQTSTL, from the coding sequence GAGAATGGAACACTGGCTGGGCCATTGGGCTCACCGGGGGCCCGGGCAGTCCTCGTCCCTGTGCTCTACCTGCTGGTGTGTGCCATAGGTCTGGGCGGCAACACACTGGTCATTTATGTGGTGCTGCGCTACGCCAAGATGAAGACCGTCACCAACATCTACATCCTCAACCTGGCAGTGGCTGATGTCCTCTTCATGCTGGGGCTGCCCTTCCTGGCCACACAGAATGCTGTGTCCTACTGGCCCTTTGGCTCACTGCTGTGCCGTGTGGTCATGACACTGGATGGCATCAACCAGTTCACCAGCATCTTCTGTCTGACTGTCATGAGCGTTGACCGTTACCTAGCCGTGGTACACCCCATACGCTCCACCAAGTGGCGCCAGCCACGCGTGGCCAAGCTCACCAGCGCTGCTGTCTGGACCTTCTCGCTGCTCATGTCACTGCCCCTGGTGGTCTTTGCTGACATCCAGGAGGGCTGGGACACCTGCAACCTCAGCTGGCCGGAGCCTGTGGGGCTCTGGGGTGCTGTCTTCATCATCTACACCTCTGTGCTGGGCTTCTTTGGACCGCTGCTGGTCATCTGCTTGTGCTACTTGCTCATCGTGGTCAAGGTGAGGGCAATGGGCATGCGTGTAGGCTGCACACGGCGGCGTAGGGCAGAGCGCAAGGTAACTcgcatggtggtggtggtggtgttggtgttCGTGGGCTGCTGGCTGCCCTTCTTCATCGTCAACATCATCAACCTGGCCTTCATCCTGCCTGAGGAGCCTGCCTCCGCTGGTGTCTACTTCTTCGTGGTCATCCTCTCCTACGCCAACAGCTGTGCCAACCCCATCCTGTACGGATTCCTCTCTGACAACTTCCGGCAGAGCTTCCGGAAGGTTCTTTGCCTCCGAAAGGGCTATGGTGTGGAGGATGCAGACATCGCTGAGCCAAGGCTGGACAAGAGCAGCCAGCTGCGGGAGGCATCGATGCCCAGGCCTGGCCCCCAGGCCGACAGGCACATGCAGACCAGCACACTGTGA